From the Niveibacterium microcysteis genome, the window GACGATACTTTGTTCGTCCCGAACAGAACCGGAATAGAGATCGCCGGAAAAGCGGATAGAAGGAGCGGTATCTGAATCAGGCCACCACCGCCAACCACTGCGTCCACCATGCCGGCGAGGAACGCGCCCACAACAAGTACCGCCCAATCCATGCAGACCTCCGTAGCGATGTTCCACGTGGAACATCGCTCGCGTCACTCAGACGCTGGTATCCCTGACTTCCTTCTGCGCCCACAAAGCGCGCGCGATTGCCTTCCACGCATCGTTACCGTGGACCGAAACGCCCTTACCCGCGGCTTCGCCCATCAGTTTGTTCATCAATCCGATCAGGCCACACAATTCCTCGTAGGTCTGATCCTGCGAGAACTCGGCACCACTGCCGATCTGACGACCCGCGTGATTGACCTCCAGCACCTCAAGCGCGAGCTTCCGCATCGTCGAATCGTCTTGCCAATCCAACCCGAGAATCACCAGCTTGCGTTCAATTTCCAGTGCAAGCTTCGAGGCCTCTTCGTTGTAGTACTTCAGATCGAACTCACTCATCACGAATACCTTTACCGGGGGGAAATCTATTTACCGATACAAAAGCGGGAGAAGATCACTCCGAGGAGATCGTCCGCACCGAATTCTCCGGTGATCCTGTTGACTGCCTCTTGCGCAAGACGCAACTCTTCCGCCATCAGGTCGAGTGCGTCTTCATGCGCCCGCGCCAACGCAGCAGCAATGCGGTCACGCCCTTCTCTCAGGGCTTCGAGATGACGCTCGCGAGCAAGAAACACCTCCTCGCCGTGCGCTTCCCAACCGGCGATCCTCAGCAACTCTGAACGCAGCAGGTCGATCCCCTCCCCCGTTGCCGCCGACAGAAACACCTCGACGCCGTCTTCCTCATCAACGCGCGCCGGCGACCTGCCCGCCAGGTCGATCTTGTTGAAGACCCAGATCACCGGAACGCCTTCCGGCAAGCGCGCATCAATCTCGTGATCGGCCGCACCGATTCCTGCGCGTGCATCCACAAGCCGCAGTACAACGTCGGCCCGACCAATCTCCTTCCAGCTACGCTCGATGCCGATCCGCTCTACCGTGTCGGTTGCGTCGCGCAAACCAGCGGTGTCGACAATATGTAGTGGGATGCCTTCGATCTGAATCGTCTCGCGCAACACATCCCGCGTGGTACCGGCCACGTCGGTCACGATCGCTCGATCCTCGCCCGACAGACGATTCAACAAACTCGATTTTCCAACGTTCGGCTGACCCGCCAATACCACATGCAAACCGCTGCGAAGCAGACTGCCTTGCTTGGCTTTCAGCAACAGCGCATCAAGGTCAGCACCCAGCACATCGAGGCGCTCGAATGCCCGCGCTGCGCGGAGAAAGTCGATCTCCTCTTCCGGGAAATCCAGCGTCGCTTCAACCAGCATCCGCAGGTCGACCAGTTTGTCGCGCCAGTCATGCACCCGTCGAGAGAAGTCACCGTCGAGCGAGCGCAGCGCAGAACGCGCCGCCGCAGAGGTATCCGCATCGATCAGATCC encodes:
- the mnmE gene encoding tRNA uridine-5-carboxymethylaminomethyl(34) synthesis GTPase MnmE, which codes for MARNLRTAESIAAIATAPGRGGIGVVRVSGGQLAAFALALTGKQPTPRLAHFAKFLDAEGRPIDAGLMLFFPGPNSYTGEDVLELQGHGGPVVMRMLLSRCIELGARLARPGEFTERAFLNDKLDLAQAEAVADLIDADTSAAARSALRSLDGDFSRRVHDWRDKLVDLRMLVEATLDFPEEEIDFLRAARAFERLDVLGADLDALLLKAKQGSLLRSGLHVVLAGQPNVGKSSLLNRLSGEDRAIVTDVAGTTRDVLRETIQIEGIPLHIVDTAGLRDATDTVERIGIERSWKEIGRADVVLRLVDARAGIGAADHEIDARLPEGVPVIWVFNKIDLAGRSPARVDEEDGVEVFLSAATGEGIDLLRSELLRIAGWEAHGEEVFLARERHLEALREGRDRIAAALARAHEDALDLMAEELRLAQEAVNRITGEFGADDLLGVIFSRFCIGK